ACAATATTTTTCTCTTTTATTTCAAATCCCATCGCTTTTACATATCTATACCCTCCACTGCTATGCCTTACTGCTTTCGCAATTTTTTTTGCGATTTCAACATCATTTGTTGCAAGATTTACATTAAAAGCTATGAGAATTTCTCTCGCCCCCACAGCGGTAGCCCCAGCAGTTGGATGTATTGAATTCGGTCCATAATCAGGCACCTTTTCCGGATTTTTTCCTATTTCTTCTTTTAGTCCTTCAAATTCTCCTTTTCTTACATCCGCAAGATTTCTTCTGCTCTCTTTTTTTGCAGCTTCTTCATATAAAAAGCATGGAACTTTTGTTATTCTTGAAAACTCCTCCGCAAATTCATTTGCAATTTTTATGCATTCTTCCATTTTTGTATTCATTATTGGAACAAATGGAACAACATCCATTGCCCCCATTCTTGGATGCTCTCCCTTATGTTTGTTCATATCTATTAGCTCAACCGCTTTTATTGCCATATCAAGAACCGCTTTTTTAACTTCCTCTGGCTCACCAAGAATTGTTACATCTGTCCTATTATGGCTTTCATCAGAATGAATGTTTAATATTTTCACATTGTATTTTCTTACTTCATTGATTATAGCATCTATTACTTCCTTATTTCTTCCCTCACTAAAATTTGGGACACATTCAATCAATTTCATAAAAGGATATATAAGAAAGGGTTTTAAGGATTGCTATCAGATACTTTTTATATAAAATTGAAAATCAACAAACTTGTTTTAATCAAAAAGTTTATTTATATCTTATTAATTTACTTTAGGAGGCTGATAAAATGGAAGGAAAAAAGATGTTGGCAATAATTTTGGCGACAATAGTGATTACTGGAGCGATGGGAGCAATTGCTGCAGACAAAACAAAAAACAGCGAGATAAAAAAAATAGAAAAAGTGAAATTAGAAAAAGCGGGAATAAAACCGCACATGGAAGTATGCAAAGAAGTAAAAACAGTGGAAAAGAAAATTATACCCATGCCTCTCGGAGATGTGCAAATAACCGCATTTGAAACAGATGAGATGCACCCCGCAATTGCAAGCGATGGCGCAGGAAACATATTGCTTGCATTTGAAGGCGATTTAAGAGGAGAAGGGACACCAAATGTATGGTTTACTTATGGAACAGGCGGAGGAACTTACTGGTGGGAAAATGCGGTTGCATGGAATATAGAAAGTCCTCCAGAGAGACCTTCTCTTGATTACTGGGGAGGAAAAATATTCTTTGGGACAATGGTTCCGAGCCCATATGACCACGAAGGAGGTGCTCTTTATTTATTCTCTTGTGAAGATCCAACAGACTTTGAGACCTATATGTTGGTATATTGGGCTGTAGAAAACCTTGGAGCGGGTTACTATGGATTTGTGGATGTTGATATAGCATGCGACAATGCTTTCGAGAGCTGGGCATATGGAGGAATTTCAATACTCGGAGATCATGGAAGAGGAGGAGAAAAATTGACAGGAACACCAATGTTTTCCTATCAATTCACAGAAGACGGATATGCATGGTTCTATTATTTCAGCAGTGCAGATGATCCATTCAGAATAGAAAAAGGACAATCAACCGCATTTGATATTGACCCAGTAACTCATCTTGCATATCCAATATGGAATTATTTAAATGCAGAAACAGGTGTGCTTGACATGTATTTCTGTATATTTGACTTCGGAAAATGGGATGAGTACCAAGGATATCCAATTCATCCAGATGTCAGAGACGGATTCATAAATACAACTGGAATAAATGACATGAACATAGATATTTCCGCATATAACAATAACATAATAATTGTCTCACAGACAGATGAATATGGAAGCCAGGATATAACATGCTACTATTCAAAAGATGGACTTCGAACAATTAAGAAGGCGATGATAGCGAATACAGGAGCAGATGAAATGTATCCGAGAATAATGCATGTTGGAGAAAATACTGCAATATGCATATTCGTAAAGAATGGAAATCTATACTTCTCTCAAACTGAAGACGGAGGGGCAACTTGGTCAGAGCCAGTGAAAGTTAATGATGTTGATGGAACTGTTGCGGAAGAATATGATACCGCTGATGTTTGCAAAGCGGGAGTAATATGGATGGATAACAGAAATGGAAACTATGACTTATTCTTTGATACCGCTGGGGCATTCCCAATTATTGGAATCCAGGATATTTCTGGTGGGTTTGGTGCAAAAGCAACAATAGCAAATATTGGAAACGCACCCGCAAAGAATGTTGCATGGAGCATTGACTTAGAAGGAGGACTTGTTTTGTTAGGAAAGCATAAGGAAGGAATAATTTCAGAAATTCCAGCGGGAGCAACCACAACAATAAGCACAGGCTTAGTTCTTGGAATTGGAAAGACAACGATAAAGGTAAAGGCAGGAGATGCTCTGGCGACAGCGAGTGGCTTTGTACTCGGCCCATTTGTGCTGGGCGTGAGCTAATCTTTTCCCTTTTCTTTTTTGTATTTTGAAATTTAGAATAATTTAACGGAACTTTTTATAAGATGCGATTGCAGTTCCAGCAAGGATTGCATTAATTCAAATCAGGAACACCTTTTCTATCCTTTGCCCTTGCTATAGCATTTCTATTTTTAAAATCAATTTTTTCTGAAGCACCTTAAGCCAACAAATTGAAACCGCTGTAATCGCTTTTGAAAATATTCATATATCTTTTTTGTTTAATATTATGCCAGTTGCATTGACAATTGCGGGGAGTGATAGTAGCGGTGGAGCAGGATTGCAAGCGGATTTGAAAACCTTTTCAGTTTTTTATGTACATGGAGTTTGTGCGGTAACCGGAATTACAGTTCAAAATACCTCTAAGATAGAGAAAGTTTATGATTTATCTCCCTCGCTGATAAAAAAACAAATAGTTGCCCTTGCAGAAGATTTAGAAATAAATTCAGCAAAAACTGGAATGCTCAGGAACAGTAAGATAATAAAAGAAGTTGCAAGAACTCTTTCAGGATATGATTTTCCTGTTGTTGTTGACCCAGTTATTCTTTCAAAAAGTGGATATGAATTGCTAAAAGAAGATGCGATAGAAGATTTTATAAATTTTATTTTCCCTATTTCCTATCTCATAACACCAAACAGGTATGAAGCGGAAAAACTGAGCAATATAAAAATAAAAGGGAAAAAGGATGTAGAAAAAGCTTTAAAGATTTTGAAGAAAGAAGGAGCAAACTCAATTTTGATAAAAGGAGGGCATTTTCCAAATAAGACAGATTATCTCTATCATGAAGGAAAAATTTTTGAATATAAAGGAAAGAATATAAAAGGATGCACACATGGAACAGGTTGCAGTTTTTCAGCAGCAATCACCGCAAATCTCGCAAAAGGAATCGAGTTAAGGGAAAGCATAAGAATAGCAAAGAATTTCATAGAATCCGCAATAATGTATGGAGAAAAAATTGGAAAAAGATGTCCGGTAAATCAAATTTCATGGTTAGGAAAGGATGCGGAAAGATGGAGGGTTTATGAAGAGCTGAATTTTTATTTGAATGAGCTTTTAAAAGAAAATATTTATGATTTAATTCCTGAAGTTGGAACAAATTTTGCATATGCACTGCCAAAAAATTTTTTGAAGGATAAAAACGATATTTTAGCTATTGAAGGAAGAATAATAAAAGCGGGAAAAAGTTTAAGAGTAGGAGAAATAAAATTTGGCACATCAAGGCATTTAGCAAGTGCAATAATGAAAGCAATGGAGTATGATGAAAGCAAAAGATGCGCAATAAACTTCAAATATGATGAAAATTTAATAAGAAAAGCTGAAAAATTTTATAGAGTAGCTGGGTATGACAGAAGGAAAGAACCAGAAAATATAAAAAAGGAGGAGGGAAAAAGCATTTCCTGGGGAACAGAGGTTGCAATTAAAAAAGCGGGAGAGGTGCCAGATATAATTTTCCATAAAGGTGATGTTGGAAAGGAAGCAATGATAACAATTCTAGGAAAAAATCCAAAAGAAATAATTGAAAAAATAAGAAAAATAATTTATTAATTTATATTTCTCTCTATTTCCCTCCATGCTTTGTTTCTCTTATCCTTACTTCCACAAATAGCGGGCAGGCAAGCGGGGAGCCAGCAACGATAGCAACCCCTACGGGAAGCATTTGAATTTCATTGGAAGAAGACGAATCAAGTCCTTCAACGCTTGAAGTGATTGCTTTAAGGTCATTTGGATTGGTTGTTTTGAGGATTATGTGTGTGTTGCATTGAGATATAACATTTTTATCTATTCTTGCGGGGCGCTGTGTTAAAATTGCTAATCCTATGCCAAACTTTCTTCCCTCTGAAGCTATATTTTTTATTATGTTACTTGCCATGCTTTTTCCCTGTCCTCTTTCCGGACAATATCTGTGAGCTTCTTCAATAACTATAAGCAATGGAGGAATTGAATTATTTTTCCTTTCTTCAAATATTCTTGTAAGGAGTATTGAAACGAGCATTTCCTGAATATAAGGCGGTACACCTTTCATATTTATTATTGAACATCTCCCATTTTTTACAATTTCATCCAATGGTGTATAATATTTAGAGAAAATTCCCATTGATTTTATCTGCTCCATTTGATTTATTAGTCCCCATTTAGCACTGCTTTTTGCATCCCTTATTTCTTCAAGAATATCATCTATTGTATATATTCTCCTCTGGCTGGCATTTTTCCATGCTTCATATAGCAATCCTTTCTGAACTTGAGTTGCCTCAGGAAATAAATAAAGAACGTCTTGAAATGATAAATTTACTTCATCGAGCAAGAGAGGAATTGCATCTCTGTTATTACTGCAAACAGGAGAGTATTCAAAAACATTTTTTGCATAACTTTTTGGGCTAACATCAAATTTCTTCATCAAATCTATCTCTTCAAAATTTGGATGGCGTAGCGATGTATATTCTCCATGTGGATCTATTATTAAGATTGCATTCTCCCTTTTTATAAATCCCTCTACAATTACTCCCATTGTATAGCTTTTTCCACTTCCGCTTTTTGCAAGTATGCATAAATGCTTTTGAATGAGTATTTCTGGAGATAGAAAAATTTTAATATTCATATCTTTAAGAAGACCTATATATATTCCCTCATCTCCTAACCCAATTATCTTCTTTATCGTTTCTTCATCCGCTCTATAAACTTTTTCACCAACGCTAAAAGGTGTTCTTACCATATATCTTTCTTCAGTTGAGCCAATTATGTTTGCTTTTGCAAAAGTTCCATCGCTTCTATTAAAAATTTCCCATACTTGAGATAAAATTTTCTTTTCATGAAAGACGCATACATAATCGAGCTTCTTTATTTCTTTACTTGCCTTAAATGTAAAATAAGAAGTAGTTCCCTCTACTATTTCACCAATTTCCTCCATTATCCTATATACCTCAAATCTTCTCTTTCACTCTTCTCCTTTTCAATCATCGATCTTTCAATGCTTTTTATTTTCTCAGTAATTCTTCTCAGCTCCTCTGCTTTTTTATCCAAACTTGAAAGACTAATTTTTAACCCGAGAATTTTTGAAAGCACACTCGCAACTTCTCTTGCTGAATTTGGATCAACAATATATCCAGATGTTTCTCCCATAAGGCACGCCCCCCGCATCCCGCGCATTTTTCCCAGGCCCAAGAGCAAGCCAGAGGCGCCCACTATGCCCCCGCCCTCATCTTCCTTGAATACAATCCCGTGTTTCTTAAGTTCTTCGACAATTTCAATGTCTGTTGCTGCACCTGTAACTCTTGGATGTTCTACTTCTACGCCAAGTCCATATCCTCCAAGGGTAAAAATCATTTTCACTCCAAAATTTTCTGCAATGTCGAGTATTTTTTCTGCAAGCAAATATTGTCCGTGAGGTGAAAGAGCCTGATAATCGCCTGTAAGGAGAATTAAATCTTTCTCTCCTTTATAGTAAAAAAATTCATTTTTTACCATTCTTACCACACCATTTGAGCCAATTATAACTTGAGGTGGAAAATCTGTAGAATATAGTTCCGCAAATTTCTTTGCTTTCATCTCCTCTATTAAATGCTCAACCGCCAGTTTTCCAACATTTCCTATTCCTGGCAATCCTTCAATTAGTATCGGATCCTTTAGCTGGGGTTTTTCCAAATATATTATTTTTATTTCTTCAAATTTTTTTGCCATATTTTTTCCTCCTTTAACATCCTCCTATATTTTCCATATTTATCTTGAGGGGAGAAACGGGGAGGTTCCTTTCTTTGAGTTTCTGAATTGCAAACAGTACAATATTTTTTTAGGGTATATCTTCTGCATTTCTTACAATATTTCATTTCATTTCCCTTATGAATTTTCCATCCCCTTTATGCTTCTTTATATATTCAATTGCTTTATTTACATTTTCTTTTAATTTCTTCTCCGCTATCTTGTAATCAGGCGCAGTTACTTCAATTCTATATAGCGGGGCGGATATATACTTTACTCTAATTTTCAATTCATTCTCCTCCTCTATCTTTTCAAGAGCCTTTATTATATGATTTATTCCATCGCTAAGAGGGCATGTTAATTCAACATATCCGCTTATCTCCACAAAAGGAACTACTATATTTTGCTTTGCAACCTCTATAAATGCATCAACCCACCCCGCATCGAATTCTTTCCTGAATTTTTTCTCATTTTTAACCGCTTCTTCAAATGCTCTATACAAATTATTATATTTTTTTATCAATTCCTCCTCTACTTCGTTATAAAATTCATCAAAATTCTTGCCTATTTTATTTGCAACTATTTCAAGCAATTTTTTTGCTTTTTGCTCATTTTTCCACTTCTCTATTTTTTCCCTTTTCTGATGCTCTGTAACTCTTTTCAATGATAAATCAACATATCCCTTTGATGGATCTACATTCATTACCTTACAAACTATCCTTTGCCCTTCTCTCACATACTCTCTTATATTTTTAACCCATCCAGAAGCCACTTCTTTTATATGTAAAAATCCTTTCTTATCTGGATATTCTTCAAGCTTAACAAAAGCCCCAAATCCCTTTGCCTGTGTTACAGTACATATAACTAAATCACCCTTCTCAGGCAGATCTTTTGGCATATTTTAACTCCGATAATATTTCACCTTTTATTTTAGCCTTTCCACCTGTTGGATTAGCTAATATGCTCCCACAAACCTGGCACTGCACAGTTATGCTTGCTCTGCTGAATACTATCTGCACATTTCCACAATCCTTACATTTAACTTTATAAAAGCTGGACGGCATATTCACCTCTTTATTTCAAATTTTTTAGCCCTTATTCCTTCTTTTTGATGAGCCTTTCCACATTCCTTGCATCTGTAGCGAAGATGGACTCTCTTTGTTGGCTTTTCTCTTCCCTCTGGCTTTGGTCTGGGATAGCCCCTATAACCAGCAGTGACACGCCTAAATCTTCTCTGTCCCCACTTAAGCTCGGATGCTTTCTTTTTCTTAACCCTCTCTATCGCATGCTCTGTATGATGCTTGCAATAGGGGCAGTATGTTTTTATTATTGCAGGTCTTATCATGATGGTGTAATTAAGAAATAATATATAAATTATATTGATTTCTTTCTTATCTCTTCAAGAATTTCCATTGCCCTATCCATTCTTATTTTTCCCTCATCAACCATCCTCTTTGCTACAATATCTATTTCCTCTCCTTTTGCTCCCGCCATTATTGCTATGTTTTGAGCATGCAATTTCATATGTCCCGCCTGTATTCCTTTTGTTGCAAGAGCATATATTGCTGCAAAATTTTGAGCAAGTCCGACAGATGCCATTATTTCCGCAAGCTCCTTTGCTGTTTTTACCCCCATTATTTTAAGACATATCTTTGCCATCGGATGAACTTTTGTTGCTCCTCCAACTATCCCAACTGCAAGGGGCAACTTTATTTTTCCATATAAATCTCCATCCTCATTTTTACTCCAGGTTGTGAGTGGCTTGTATCCATGCATGCTTGCATATGCATGAGCTCCCGCCTCTATCGCCCGCCAGTCGTTGCTGGTTGCTATTGCCACCGCATCTATTCCATTCATTATTCCTTTATTGTGTGTTGCAGCTCTGAAAGGATCAAGGCATGCAAACTCATAAGCTTTCAAAACCCCATCAATTGCATCTCCTATTTCCTCTTTCTTGTAAATCACTTCCGCTTCCGCCATCCTGTAAATTGCAAGATTTGATATTATCCTGAGCAATGCTTTCCCGCCTGTTATTTTCTCTATTAATGGAGCGGTCGCCTCCGCCATTGTATTTACCGCATTTGCACCCATTGCATCCCTAACATCAACGAGCAGATGAACAACAAGCATATCATTGCTTAGCCATCTTACTTCAACATCTTTTGCCCCTCCTCCAAATTCAACCAGCACCTTATCCTGAGCATTTGCAAGCTCCAAAATTTCATCCTTCCTTTCAATTATTTTTTGCTCCGCATCACTGCAAGGATTTAAAATCTGTATCTGCCCTATCATTATTGGCTCGCTTGCCCTCGCTTTGAAGCCCTCAGGGCGCGCCATCCTCGCCGCATTTGAAGCAGCAGCCACAACAGAAGTTTCTTCAATTGCCATCGGAATAAGTACTTCTTTACCATTTATAATGAAATTTGTTGCAATTCCTAAAGGTAGTTGCATGCATCCAACAACATTTTCAATCATTCTATTTGCTATATCTTTTGGAAGAGCATTGAAAGAAATCAGCTTTTGAGCTTCTTCCTCGCTTAGCTCAGCAAACTCCTTCAAAAATTTAATTCTTTCTTCTAGATTCATTTTATAAAACCCAGGTATGCGAGATGATTTCATGAGAAACAATTTTATTTTAGTATAAATAATTAACCAATTTCTAGTCCTTCATTTTTTTTATTTTTTAAATTTTCTTATGGATCTGCCCATAGCATTCCATTAGTTATATCATAATCTATCAAGGCATTATAGAAAAGATACTTTATGGAACATGTTTTCTAGCAGGTGCATATTCTCCAAATTTACGTTTGACCGCAGAGAAAGTGCTCTCAGCATACCATCTCTTCCTAGTTTACGGAAATCACATGCATACTTTTTGTTTTTTATTTTTAAATGTAGCACATGCATTTCTTCTGATTTTTATTCCTGCCATACAACGCTTTCAAGTTTTTGAAAATTATGAACTTTCCATTTATGTCGCATCTACTCACCTCTTCTTTTTCCTCTTATTGGGTTAAGGTGTTTCTTATTTGGAGTTTGCTTCAAATCGTAGAATAGTCTAGCACCTAAACTCACTAACTTAGATACCACTTAAAAATCCTTTCAGACCCTGTAATCTACTTTTTCTTTTCATATTTCCATCCCAAAAGTAAATAGGTTTAGGCTATTTTAATATTTATGCAAAAAAGCACAAAATGAAACAATTTTAAACCGACAATTTTATATCTTCCTTCTCTTTTTCCAAATATGGCAAAGAAAAGCAGAAGCGGATTTCAGTCCGCTGCGGGTTTAGTAAGATATTTTGAAGAAGAAAAGACAGGTTTAAAAATTGATCCAAGAGTAATAGTTATTGTCTCAATTCTCACAGTAGTAGTTGTCAGTTTATTTAAAATCTTTTTCCCTCTCTAAATGTATGTTATAATTCTCGGCCCCGCAGGCGCAGGCAAAACAACAATGGCAAGAGCTCTCTCTGAATACGGGTTTTTGATAAATCTGGACCCAGCAACGCCTTGCGAAGCAAATGTTGATATAAGGAAATGGGTAAAAGCGGAGGAAATTCAAAAAAATTATTCTCTTGGAATAAATGGGGCTCTTCTAAAAAGTATGGAAATTATAAGCAATATGGATGAATGGATAGTTAAGGATAAAGATAAGATCAAGATTGTCGATACTCCTGGGCAACTTGATATTTTTTTACATCATGATTATGGAATAAAAATTGTTAAAAAATTAGCTGAAAATGACATTGTTTCTTCTGTTTTTGTTATAGATGCAAATGAAATTCTCTCAGTTGAGAATTATCTTGCGATGCTTGCTCTGAATGCAATTGTAAATTTGCGTCTCTCAATTCCATCTATAAGTGTTATAAATAAAATAGATATGGTTGATGTAAATCAGATAAAAAAATTTTTTGATAAAAAATATTTGGATAATGAAATCAAGAGAGGAGATGCTATTGTTTCCCTTGCTTCTGGTTTAATTGATTATATTGAATATACAAGCATTTATTCTCGTCCAGTCCTTGCTTCTGCAAAAAATGGCGAAGGGATTGAAGAGCTATATGATTTGATTCATGAAATTCATTGCTCATGCGGTGAGCTATAATTTTATGATTGAACCATACATTTTATAAATAAAAAAACATTTCTTTTGCTATGAGAAAGACGCAAATATTTGTTGTATTAATTCTGCTGGCTTCTTTATTCAGCCTGCCAGGAAAAGCATATACTAGCGAAGGGGAGTTTGGAGGAGTAGCAAAGGCGGATGATGGAAATATAATTGTGGTTGGGTACGTGCTTGAAAGCAGTAAATATGTGATGACTGTTGAAAAATATGATGCTAAAACAGGCTCCTTAATCTGGAACAAGAAATTTAGCAGATATTCTCAGAACATTGGAAAGGCGGTTGTAGTTGACGCAAATGGAAACATTTATGCGGGCGG
This Thermoplasmatales archaeon DNA region includes the following protein-coding sequences:
- the ftcD gene encoding glutamate formimidoyltransferase gives rise to the protein MKLIECVPNFSEGRNKEVIDAIINEVRKYNVKILNIHSDESHNRTDVTILGEPEEVKKAVLDMAIKAVELIDMNKHKGEHPRMGAMDVVPFVPIMNTKMEECIKIANEFAEEFSRITKVPCFLYEEAAKKESRRNLADVRKGEFEGLKEEIGKNPEKVPDYGPNSIHPTAGATAVGAREILIAFNVNLATNDVEIAKKIAKAVRHSSGGYRYVKAMGFEIKEKNIVQVSMNMTNYKQTPLFRVFETIKREAERYGVNVLSSEIVGMVPLDALIDVASFYLQLDNFKPEQVIEKRLLEVSK
- a CDS encoding bifunctional hydroxymethylpyrimidine kinase/phosphomethylpyrimidine kinase, whose protein sequence is MPVALTIAGSDSSGGAGLQADLKTFSVFYVHGVCAVTGITVQNTSKIEKVYDLSPSLIKKQIVALAEDLEINSAKTGMLRNSKIIKEVARTLSGYDFPVVVDPVILSKSGYELLKEDAIEDFINFIFPISYLITPNRYEAEKLSNIKIKGKKDVEKALKILKKEGANSILIKGGHFPNKTDYLYHEGKIFEYKGKNIKGCTHGTGCSFSAAITANLAKGIELRESIRIAKNFIESAIMYGEKIGKRCPVNQISWLGKDAERWRVYEELNFYLNELLKENIYDLIPEVGTNFAYALPKNFLKDKNDILAIEGRIIKAGKSLRVGEIKFGTSRHLASAIMKAMEYDESKRCAINFKYDENLIRKAEKFYRVAGYDRRKEPENIKKEEGKSISWGTEVAIKKAGEVPDIIFHKGDVGKEAMITILGKNPKEIIEKIRKIIY
- a CDS encoding ATP-binding protein, which encodes MEEIGEIVEGTTSYFTFKASKEIKKLDYVCVFHEKKILSQVWEIFNRSDGTFAKANIIGSTEERYMVRTPFSVGEKVYRADEETIKKIIGLGDEGIYIGLLKDMNIKIFLSPEILIQKHLCILAKSGSGKSYTMGVIVEGFIKRENAILIIDPHGEYTSLRHPNFEEIDLMKKFDVSPKSYAKNVFEYSPVCSNNRDAIPLLLDEVNLSFQDVLYLFPEATQVQKGLLYEAWKNASQRRIYTIDDILEEIRDAKSSAKWGLINQMEQIKSMGIFSKYYTPLDEIVKNGRCSIINMKGVPPYIQEMLVSILLTRIFEERKNNSIPPLLIVIEEAHRYCPERGQGKSMASNIIKNIASEGRKFGIGLAILTQRPARIDKNVISQCNTHIILKTTNPNDLKAITSSVEGLDSSSSNEIQMLPVGVAIVAGSPLACPLFVEVRIRETKHGGK
- a CDS encoding proteasome assembly chaperone family protein; its protein translation is MAKKFEEIKIIYLEKPQLKDPILIEGLPGIGNVGKLAVEHLIEEMKAKKFAELYSTDFPPQVIIGSNGVVRMVKNEFFYYKGEKDLILLTGDYQALSPHGQYLLAEKILDIAENFGVKMIFTLGGYGLGVEVEHPRVTGAATDIEIVEELKKHGIVFKEDEGGGIVGASGLLLGLGKMRGMRGACLMGETSGYIVDPNSAREVASVLSKILGLKISLSSLDKKAEELRRITEKIKSIERSMIEKEKSEREDLRYIG
- a CDS encoding RNA-protein complex protein Nop10 — its product is MKYCKKCRRYTLKKYCTVCNSETQRKEPPRFSPQDKYGKYRRMLKEEKIWQKNLKK
- a CDS encoding translation initiation factor IF-2 subunit alpha, translated to MPKDLPEKGDLVICTVTQAKGFGAFVKLEEYPDKKGFLHIKEVASGWVKNIREYVREGQRIVCKVMNVDPSKGYVDLSLKRVTEHQKREKIEKWKNEQKAKKLLEIVANKIGKNFDEFYNEVEEELIKKYNNLYRAFEEAVKNEKKFRKEFDAGWVDAFIEVAKQNIVVPFVEISGYVELTCPLSDGINHIIKALEKIEEENELKIRVKYISAPLYRIEVTAPDYKIAEKKLKENVNKAIEYIKKHKGDGKFIREMK
- a CDS encoding 30S ribosomal protein S27e, giving the protein MPSSFYKVKCKDCGNVQIVFSRASITVQCQVCGSILANPTGGKAKIKGEILSELKYAKRSA
- a CDS encoding 50S ribosomal protein L44e; translation: MIRPAIIKTYCPYCKHHTEHAIERVKKKKASELKWGQRRFRRVTAGYRGYPRPKPEGREKPTKRVHLRYRCKECGKAHQKEGIRAKKFEIKR
- a CDS encoding hydroxymethylglutaryl-CoA reductase, degradative, yielding MKSSRIPGFYKMNLEERIKFLKEFAELSEEEAQKLISFNALPKDIANRMIENVVGCMQLPLGIATNFIINGKEVLIPMAIEETSVVAAASNAARMARPEGFKARASEPIMIGQIQILNPCSDAEQKIIERKDEILELANAQDKVLVEFGGGAKDVEVRWLSNDMLVVHLLVDVRDAMGANAVNTMAEATAPLIEKITGGKALLRIISNLAIYRMAEAEVIYKKEEIGDAIDGVLKAYEFACLDPFRAATHNKGIMNGIDAVAIATSNDWRAIEAGAHAYASMHGYKPLTTWSKNEDGDLYGKIKLPLAVGIVGGATKVHPMAKICLKIMGVKTAKELAEIMASVGLAQNFAAIYALATKGIQAGHMKLHAQNIAIMAGAKGEEIDIVAKRMVDEGKIRMDRAMEILEEIRKKSI
- a CDS encoding preprotein translocase subunit Sec61beta, whose amino-acid sequence is MAKKSRSGFQSAAGLVRYFEEEKTGLKIDPRVIVIVSILTVVVVSLFKIFFPL
- a CDS encoding ATP/GTP-binding protein, which produces MYVIILGPAGAGKTTMARALSEYGFLINLDPATPCEANVDIRKWVKAEEIQKNYSLGINGALLKSMEIISNMDEWIVKDKDKIKIVDTPGQLDIFLHHDYGIKIVKKLAENDIVSSVFVIDANEILSVENYLAMLALNAIVNLRLSIPSISVINKIDMVDVNQIKKFFDKKYLDNEIKRGDAIVSLASGLIDYIEYTSIYSRPVLASAKNGEGIEELYDLIHEIHCSCGEL